One Beggiatoa leptomitoformis DNA segment encodes these proteins:
- the dsrK gene encoding sulfate reduction electron transfer complex DsrMKJOP subunit DsrK, producing the protein MPTVDVPLFRAYPTAPALKPDAMRDTAPYIAKPAVQTALGYPAELLDNWQPIAIQKMGELIKQNKALRVYLDACVKCGACTDKCHYFIGTADPKNMPVARQDLFRNVYRRYFTLAGRFFPKLVGATDLTKAVLDDWYTYYHQCSQCRRCAVFCPYGIDTAEIAMAAREILDVVGKGQKYCNEVIGKVLKTGNNLGIPEPALRDTLASLEDDIYLETGVTVRLPLDNIGAEVLLITPSADFFAEPHIDGLIGYAKVFHQAGIAWTLSSYAAEAANFGLFTGSYENMQKIAQRIREAAIALRVKRIVFGECGHAWRVAYHFLQTLVGDFNFLDPRYPIPQHICEVTYDLLQRNALRLDKSANDKRILTFHDSCNIARASRMGQQAGGQFTIPREIIKQVANHFYEMPVNTTHDKTFCCGGGGGLLTDDLLALRVKGALPRMEALHAVVKAHEVTHLIAICAICKTQFNTVMPYYGFNTVQVMSLHQLVGDALVMR; encoded by the coding sequence ATGCCAACGGTTGACGTTCCCTTATTCAGAGCCTACCCCACTGCACCCGCGCTCAAGCCCGATGCAATGCGCGATACAGCCCCCTATATTGCCAAACCTGCGGTACAAACTGCCTTAGGCTACCCCGCAGAATTACTGGACAATTGGCAACCGATAGCCATCCAGAAAATGGGCGAATTAATTAAACAAAATAAAGCATTACGGGTTTATTTAGATGCTTGTGTTAAATGTGGTGCATGTACAGATAAATGCCATTACTTTATTGGTACGGCTGACCCTAAAAATATGCCTGTTGCCCGACAAGATCTATTTCGCAATGTTTACCGTCGTTATTTCACCCTTGCAGGGCGATTTTTTCCTAAATTAGTTGGTGCAACCGATTTAACCAAGGCTGTCCTAGACGATTGGTACACCTATTATCATCAATGCTCCCAATGCCGACGTTGTGCGGTCTTTTGCCCTTATGGCATAGATACGGCAGAAATTGCGATGGCAGCGCGAGAAATTCTCGACGTGGTTGGCAAAGGACAAAAATATTGCAATGAAGTGATAGGTAAAGTTTTAAAAACAGGAAATAATTTAGGGATTCCAGAGCCAGCATTACGCGACACGCTCGCCAGTTTAGAAGACGATATTTATTTAGAAACGGGAGTAACTGTCCGTTTACCTTTGGATAATATTGGCGCAGAGGTGTTACTCATCACACCATCAGCCGACTTTTTTGCAGAACCTCATATTGATGGTTTAATCGGTTACGCCAAAGTTTTCCATCAAGCGGGGATTGCATGGACACTCAGTTCTTATGCAGCAGAAGCCGCAAACTTTGGATTATTCACGGGTAGTTATGAAAATATGCAGAAAATTGCCCAACGGATTCGTGAAGCGGCGATTGCTTTACGTGTAAAACGCATTGTTTTTGGTGAATGTGGTCATGCTTGGCGGGTTGCCTATCATTTTTTGCAAACACTGGTTGGTGATTTTAATTTTCTCGACCCACGCTACCCCATTCCACAACATATTTGCGAAGTCACATACGATTTATTACAACGTAATGCACTGCGACTAGATAAGTCCGCAAATGATAAGCGAATTCTTACTTTTCATGATTCGTGTAACATCGCACGTGCGTCTCGCATGGGACAACAAGCGGGCGGACAATTCACCATTCCCCGCGAGATTATTAAACAGGTTGCAAACCATTTTTATGAAATGCCTGTAAATACAACGCATGACAAAACATTTTGTTGTGGTGGCGGTGGCGGTTTGCTAACAGATGATTTATTAGCCTTGCGGGTAAAGGGCGCGTTACCGCGTATGGAAGCCTTACATGCTGTGGTAAAAGCACATGAAGTAACGCACCTCATTGCAATCTGTGCTATTTGTAAAACACAATTCAATACCGTAATGCCTTATTATGGCTTTAATACTGTGCAAGTAATGAGTTTGCATCAATTAGTCGGAGATGCTCTGGTGATGAGATAA
- a CDS encoding respiratory nitrate reductase subunit gamma, which translates to MITTILTAFYTLLFYIASTVFVLGVTAKVYQYAKTPAPLNIPLMPAPLTRRGVALRLLTETILFRSLFRANKWLWLFGWLFHTALIFIMLRHLRYFLDPVPTWVFTVQPMGKYASFIMLFALIGLLLRRIILERIRYISNPSDYLLLILFLFIGITGLLMTFVIHTDIVQLKTFIISLLQLNWQQPPLPTDIVLLLHLSSVILLMLIFPFSKLLHAPSIFFTPSHQHVDNRRK; encoded by the coding sequence ATGATAACTACTATACTGACAGCTTTTTATACATTACTTTTCTACATTGCAAGCACCGTTTTTGTTTTAGGCGTAACTGCAAAAGTCTATCAATACGCCAAAACACCCGCCCCACTCAATATCCCCCTGATGCCTGCACCATTAACCCGTCGGGGTGTTGCATTGCGCTTATTGACAGAAACTATCCTGTTTCGCAGCCTTTTTCGTGCAAATAAATGGCTTTGGTTATTTGGCTGGCTGTTTCATACCGCTTTAATTTTTATCATGTTACGGCATTTACGCTATTTTCTTGACCCCGTTCCTACATGGGTGTTCACTGTACAACCAATGGGTAAATATGCGTCTTTTATCATGTTATTCGCACTAATTGGACTCTTATTACGGCGTATTATCCTTGAACGTATTCGCTATATCAGCAACCCATCAGATTACTTATTACTGATTTTATTTCTGTTTATTGGCATCACTGGCTTATTGATGACATTTGTCATTCACACCGATATTGTGCAATTAAAAACATTTATTATCAGCTTATTACAATTAAATTGGCAACAACCGCCTTTACCAACAGACATCGTATTACTGCTTCATCTCAGTAGTGTTATTCTTCTCATGCTCATTTTTCCCTTTAGTAAATTACTTCACGCCCCCAGCATTTTTTTTACCCCCAGCCATCAGCACGTTGACAACCGCCGCAAATAG
- a CDS encoding TusE/DsrC/DsvC family sulfur relay protein, with protein MTVEVNGKLLDTDEEGYLSNLEDWSPEVANALAKQDELELTDNHWEVLNFLREYYKEYQIAPAVRVLTKAIGKKLGAEKGNSKYLYDLFPLGPAKQACRFAGLPKPTGCV; from the coding sequence ATGACCGTTGAAGTCAATGGCAAGCTATTAGACACGGACGAGGAAGGCTATTTGAGCAATTTGGAGGATTGGAGCCCTGAAGTTGCTAACGCATTAGCCAAACAAGATGAGTTAGAACTCACTGATAATCATTGGGAAGTGCTTAACTTCCTACGTGAGTATTACAAAGAATATCAAATTGCGCCTGCAGTGCGTGTTTTAACCAAAGCCATCGGCAAAAAATTAGGGGCTGAAAAAGGCAATAGTAAGTATTTATATGATTTATTTCCCTTAGGTCCCGCTAAACAGGCTTGTCGTTTTGCAGGATTACCCAAACCAACGGGTTGCGTATAA
- the tusB gene encoding sulfurtransferase complex subunit TusB has translation MLLHTVNKSPFEKNSLESCLRFAQADSSILLYEDAVYVALQGTNYEKLVSSALQTHKIYVLTPDLYARGMHDKPLIDGIQSVDYAGFVDLTIAHHAVQAWV, from the coding sequence ATGTTACTGCATACGGTGAATAAATCGCCTTTTGAAAAAAATTCATTAGAGAGTTGTTTACGCTTTGCACAAGCAGATAGCAGTATTTTGCTATATGAAGATGCCGTTTATGTGGCATTGCAAGGCACAAACTATGAAAAATTAGTTTCTAGCGCGTTACAAACGCACAAAATTTATGTACTAACCCCCGATTTATATGCCCGAGGAATGCACGATAAACCGCTCATAGACGGCATTCAATCTGTTGATTATGCGGGATTTGTTGATTTAACCATTGCCCATCATGCTGTACAAGCATGGGTATAA
- the tusC gene encoding sulfurtransferase complex subunit TusC → MSDEMDSGKVKKFLYVNRRAPYGTIYALESLEVVLIAAAFEQDVSLVFLDDGVFQLKKNQDTQGIGMKNFSPAYRALDDYDVNKLYVDKTAMTARGLSEDDLIVPVTVLETEQITALMEEHDIIFSF, encoded by the coding sequence ATGAGTGATGAAATGGATAGTGGTAAAGTTAAAAAATTTCTTTATGTGAATCGTCGCGCACCTTATGGCACTATTTACGCGCTGGAATCCTTAGAAGTGGTATTGATTGCCGCCGCATTTGAACAAGATGTGAGTCTTGTTTTTTTAGATGATGGCGTTTTTCAACTGAAAAAAAACCAAGATACACAAGGGATTGGTATGAAAAACTTTTCACCTGCTTATCGCGCGTTAGACGATTATGATGTCAATAAATTATATGTTGATAAAACGGCGATGACCGCCCGTGGTTTAAGCGAAGATGACTTAATTGTTCCCGTTACCGTCTTAGAAACCGAACAAATAACGGCATTAATGGAAGAACACGACATTATTTTCAGCTTTTAG
- the tusD gene encoding sulfurtransferase complex subunit TusD, producing the protein MKFTIMVNESPYQHQASDSAYQFAQAVLAKGHSIFRIFFYHDGVNNATRLTVPPQDDRHIVNRWSALAKQHQIDLVVCVAAAQRRGILDAKEAQHNGKDTNNIAEGFRISGLGQLIEAGIQADRLIVFGD; encoded by the coding sequence ATGAAATTTACCATTATGGTGAATGAATCGCCTTATCAACATCAAGCATCTGATTCTGCTTATCAATTCGCTCAAGCTGTGTTAGCCAAAGGACATAGTATTTTTCGCATTTTTTTCTATCACGACGGCGTGAACAACGCAACGCGCCTAACCGTTCCGCCACAAGATGACCGTCACATCGTTAATCGTTGGTCAGCCTTAGCTAAACAACATCAAATTGATTTGGTTGTTTGTGTCGCCGCCGCTCAACGACGCGGGATTTTGGATGCGAAAGAAGCCCAACATAATGGCAAAGATACAAATAATATTGCTGAAGGCTTTCGCATTTCTGGATTAGGACAACTCATTGAAGCAGGTATTCAAGCGGATAGACTGATTGTCTTTGGCGATTAA
- a CDS encoding glycosyltransferase: protein MLKIRRRRTTTVALRLSIIIRTKDRPQLLTRSLRSLTEQKRRPDEIIVVNDGGVALDDVIAQFPDLNLHLINHATSQGRAKAGNIGVLAAQGDMIGFLDDDDIYLSDHLQRLEQVTLHFDAPVVYSGCRLMQRDLLGETVLLQENPLKVFNDGFDANRLRYENYIPLINLLIDRDLWLELNGFDEQFDAFEDWDMLIRLSTHCRFYHLNRITTEYAVWGNSQITREMDKTRWHAAYQQIIAKHILSLTEEQQLNVLTDYWMISQERRATAQDAQQDKYELQYKLQEKQLETLQLQNQLLEHREQSTAMQNRYENEYSIVRERYETEYTKLQALYNEQTQKFAQQETYFYQQQTALQQQLVTVQTAFTALQEEYSHAQQKSAKQINRLQITLAQVEEEASDLQQRAIQREQHTQQLQNTLHQLSKEITVGMGRPAFDRLLERYPHAYTLASSPDSVLSDYQHLTEWIRNKVSELTAWEQHQQQQFIPAITEDYQRLQAHIMELLHHLTTSRWHFVRRYRGLAEAVGHQAQQLHQHVEGYVNATSHIAKQLALTSVQKQGLTLPIPKPRPLSTVYPTYMCIAGSVEKPQFMEGVAKLGTIPFFLLPEKPLVFTTYCALNNFFRIDLLLATCVRVNPSRVRVLIRLLDTGDVVRDISFEAMEVFDNRYYPVFFEPLTDSMDKTYQIEIESPDATDSTCIAVWCHPNKPVINQSQQLSDVVIDTTPHLLPKWLTQKLLDLPFPDTLGQANAPHLFFITELVPSTLLLTLHNLITHLGEALARTKTQGQLVLSGTVSGEIQRYCQHHGITVLQTHTFLEDLRGMQQHSSGHQLLWRIAVTALPDESLIQQAIDIFTQTNVALLVPAEQQSNGIIRAGYAVVLSEGIIHCAPTGENIHHPYHRFEREIQAGNSTLITLRANSLKNANLERLNAYSTSLYQLTDLIWQLREQGLSSHYQATFCYYHEQASLYFTEAELNTDARHFYHHWQAALPTKHTFFANSLDAVINPYTKPSILVIDATLPTFDEDSGSLRMYCWLKMMVTMGYRVTFFADNQDGNPKYRHPLEQHGVEVFYGNYSIADALAHRHFNYAIICRVDVGHRYIPFVRLVSPKTKILYDTVDIHYVRELRRAEIENDPELVIHAHALKRKELANCLLADHVLTVTDDDGQHLQQELPNLAYSLVPNIHLPVPPAPTSYAERDGLVFIGNYNHQPNEDAVYYFIEHVLPKVQARLPDIKLYILGSHLRDKMRTLANQHIKIIGWVDKVDPEFAQRRVFVSYLRYGAGMKGKLGQALTLGLPVVSTTIGAEGMGLLHGETALIADDPDSFAEAVCRLYTDAGLWEKLANNGREYIEEHYGETAIKRYLQTLFERVKPT from the coding sequence ATGCTAAAAATCCGTCGTCGTAGAACCACCACCGTTGCTTTACGTCTTTCTATTATTATTCGTACCAAAGACCGTCCCCAATTATTAACCCGCAGTCTGCGCAGTTTAACGGAACAGAAACGTCGTCCTGATGAAATTATCGTGGTCAATGATGGCGGCGTTGCACTGGATGATGTGATTGCCCAATTTCCTGATTTAAATTTACATTTAATTAATCATGCAACCAGTCAAGGACGTGCGAAAGCAGGAAATATTGGTGTTTTAGCGGCACAAGGCGATATGATTGGCTTTTTAGATGATGATGATATTTATCTATCTGACCATTTACAACGTTTAGAACAAGTTACACTACATTTTGATGCGCCTGTGGTTTACTCAGGTTGCCGTTTAATGCAGCGGGATTTATTAGGTGAAACAGTACTCCTCCAAGAAAACCCGCTAAAAGTTTTTAATGATGGTTTTGATGCCAATCGCCTCCGTTATGAAAACTATATCCCATTGATTAACTTACTGATAGACCGTGATTTATGGTTAGAACTGAATGGCTTTGATGAACAATTTGACGCGTTTGAAGACTGGGATATGCTCATACGCCTATCAACACACTGCCGTTTTTACCATCTTAACCGTATCACGACAGAATACGCAGTGTGGGGAAATAGCCAAATTACCCGCGAAATGGATAAAACCCGTTGGCACGCGGCATATCAACAAATCATTGCTAAACATATTCTTTCTTTAACAGAAGAACAACAACTCAACGTTTTAACTGATTATTGGATGATTAGCCAAGAACGTCGTGCAACCGCTCAAGACGCGCAACAAGATAAGTATGAATTACAATATAAATTACAAGAAAAGCAACTAGAAACGCTACAATTACAAAATCAACTGTTAGAACACCGTGAACAGTCAACGGCAATGCAAAACCGTTACGAAAATGAATACAGTATCGTTAGAGAGCGTTACGAAACGGAATATACCAAACTGCAAGCCTTATATAACGAACAAACTCAAAAATTTGCGCAACAAGAAACTTATTTTTATCAACAACAAACAGCATTACAGCAACAGTTGGTTACTGTGCAAACGGCATTCACCGCCTTGCAAGAAGAATACAGCCACGCACAACAAAAATCAGCCAAGCAAATTAATCGCTTACAAATCACTCTTGCACAAGTTGAAGAAGAAGCCTCTGATTTACAACAACGCGCTATTCAACGTGAACAACATACACAACAATTACAAAATACACTCCATCAATTGAGTAAAGAAATCACGGTAGGCATGGGAAGACCTGCCTTTGACCGATTATTAGAACGCTATCCTCATGCTTATACCTTAGCAAGTTCACCAGACAGTGTATTAAGTGATTATCAACATCTCACGGAATGGATTCGTAATAAAGTAAGTGAGTTAACGGCATGGGAACAACATCAACAACAACAATTTATTCCTGCGATAACAGAAGATTATCAACGCTTGCAAGCACATATCATGGAGTTACTCCATCATTTGACTACCTCGCGTTGGCATTTTGTGCGACGTTATCGAGGGTTAGCTGAAGCCGTTGGACATCAAGCGCAACAACTCCATCAACATGTGGAAGGCTATGTTAATGCAACCAGCCACATTGCCAAACAATTGGCACTAACCAGTGTCCAAAAACAAGGGTTAACCTTACCTATTCCTAAACCGCGCCCTTTATCTACGGTTTATCCAACCTATATGTGCATTGCAGGCAGCGTAGAAAAACCACAATTTATGGAAGGTGTGGCAAAATTAGGAACTATCCCTTTTTTCCTGTTGCCAGAAAAACCCTTAGTTTTTACAACCTATTGCGCGTTAAATAACTTTTTTAGAATTGATTTATTATTAGCGACTTGTGTAAGAGTTAATCCTAGCCGTGTACGAGTATTAATCCGTTTATTAGACACAGGGGACGTGGTTCGCGATATCTCTTTTGAAGCCATGGAGGTTTTTGATAATCGCTACTATCCTGTCTTTTTTGAACCGCTTACAGACTCTATGGATAAAACCTACCAAATTGAAATTGAGTCGCCCGATGCAACTGATAGCACCTGCATTGCCGTATGGTGTCATCCAAATAAACCTGTTATTAATCAATCACAACAACTTTCTGATGTCGTTATAGACACAACACCGCATCTGTTACCTAAATGGCTCACCCAAAAATTGCTGGATTTACCTTTTCCAGACACATTAGGACAAGCCAACGCACCGCATCTCTTTTTCATTACTGAGTTAGTACCCAGCACTTTACTGTTAACCTTGCATAATTTAATAACCCATCTTGGTGAGGCATTGGCACGTACCAAGACACAAGGGCAACTTGTTTTATCAGGCACAGTCAGTGGCGAAATACAACGCTATTGTCAGCATCATGGAATTACTGTTTTACAAACACATACATTTCTTGAAGATTTACGCGGGATGCAACAACATAGCTCAGGGCATCAATTGCTTTGGCGTATTGCAGTTACGGCACTTCCTGATGAAAGTCTTATACAGCAAGCAATAGATATTTTTACGCAAACAAATGTTGCCTTGTTAGTCCCTGCGGAACAACAATCAAATGGCATCATCCGTGCTGGATATGCTGTTGTTTTATCAGAAGGAATTATTCATTGCGCGCCGACGGGTGAGAATATTCATCATCCTTATCATCGTTTTGAACGTGAGATTCAAGCAGGCAATAGTACCCTTATCACCTTACGCGCCAACAGCTTAAAAAACGCTAATTTAGAACGCCTCAATGCTTACAGCACCTCGCTATATCAACTCACTGACCTGATTTGGCAACTGCGTGAACAGGGCTTGAGCAGTCATTATCAAGCAACTTTCTGTTATTACCACGAACAAGCCTCTTTATACTTCACAGAAGCAGAACTGAATACAGACGCACGCCATTTCTATCACCACTGGCAAGCGGCACTTCCCACTAAACACACATTTTTTGCCAATAGCTTAGATGCGGTTATAAATCCATACACTAAACCCAGTATTCTCGTTATTGATGCCACGTTACCCACATTTGACGAAGATTCTGGCTCACTTCGTATGTATTGTTGGCTAAAAATGATGGTAACAATGGGTTATCGCGTTACCTTTTTTGCGGACAACCAAGATGGTAACCCAAAATATCGTCATCCTTTAGAACAGCACGGCGTGGAAGTTTTTTATGGTAATTACTCTATTGCAGACGCACTTGCACACCGTCACTTTAACTATGCAATTATTTGCCGTGTTGACGTAGGACACCGTTACATACCTTTTGTGCGTCTGGTCAGTCCAAAAACCAAAATCCTCTATGATACGGTGGATATTCACTACGTGCGCGAATTGCGTCGTGCTGAAATTGAAAACGACCCCGAATTAGTGATTCACGCCCACGCACTAAAACGTAAAGAATTGGCTAATTGCTTATTGGCTGACCATGTACTCACCGTCACAGACGACGACGGACAGCATTTACAGCAAGAATTACCTAATCTAGCCTATTCGCTCGTTCCCAATATCCATTTACCCGTTCCCCCCGCACCAACAAGCTATGCAGAACGTGACGGACTGGTTTTTATTGGCAACTATAACCACCAACCGAATGAAGATGCTGTTTACTACTTCATAGAACACGTTTTGCCTAAAGTACAAGCCCGTTTACCTGACATAAAACTATACATTCTTGGCAGTCATCTCCGTGACAAAATGCGTACACTTGCCAATCAACACATTAAAATAATCGGTTGGGTGGATAAAGTTGACCCCGAATTTGCCCAACGGCGCGTTTTTGTCTCCTACTTACGCTATGGGGCAGGAATGAAAGGCAAACTAGGACAAGCCTTAACGCTAGGATTGCCCGTTGTCAGCACAACTATCGGTGCAGAAGGCATGGGATTATTACATGGAGAAACCGCCCTCATTGCTGACGACCCCGATAGCTTTGCAGAGGCAGTTTGTCGCTTGTACACGGATGCTGGATTATGGGAAAAGCTCGCTAACAACGGGCGCGAATACATAGAAGAACACTATGGCGAAACAGCGATTAAACGCTACTTACAAACCCTATTTGAACGAGTAAAACCTACTTAA